From a region of the Mycolicibacterium sp. MU0050 genome:
- a CDS encoding DUF7373 family lipoprotein produces MGPSALRAAVVAAVALLLAGCATVHSGTAIRDPRADPRAVNTALLDPGDLLTTPRPPLGTAGDRTAGALLEARRMAEFVVLPFEVDPGLNGVPPAPNGPVVNPDQLGMTFLNSAIPPAVRPHDFVTAFQTSAGTRPSSLTRFTNIVLRFATPENAAAAARAMGEATLAAPIVVNPSPEKAWRAVPREDRPEVLLYQSDSDGWSSVRAFTAHGPYVLAQLTQDKAAEEAIALALSTVDKQRPALDRFVPTAVDQLATLPADPTGLIARSPVIPEGPGTNAAGVYGPHAALNFMHDPVRDQPLFEEVGLQWMLLSMANVYRTRDDDGARRLADGFATQMADRNYTRAEPVSGMPASRCFTSPKDDPSILNGPLTYCLAPVDADLIEVSAPQPADAHQLMAAQYLMLVAP; encoded by the coding sequence ATGGGTCCGAGCGCGCTACGCGCCGCGGTGGTTGCCGCGGTGGCGTTGCTGCTCGCCGGGTGCGCAACTGTCCACAGCGGCACCGCCATTCGCGACCCGCGCGCCGACCCCCGCGCGGTGAACACGGCGTTGCTGGACCCGGGCGACCTGCTCACCACGCCGCGCCCGCCGCTGGGCACCGCCGGTGACCGGACCGCCGGTGCGTTGCTGGAGGCCCGCCGGATGGCCGAGTTCGTGGTACTGCCGTTCGAGGTCGACCCGGGATTGAACGGCGTCCCGCCCGCACCGAACGGACCCGTGGTCAACCCCGACCAGCTGGGGATGACCTTCCTGAACTCGGCGATCCCGCCGGCGGTGCGCCCGCACGACTTCGTCACCGCATTTCAGACCTCGGCGGGCACCAGGCCCAGCTCGCTGACCCGTTTCACCAACATCGTGCTGCGGTTCGCCACTCCCGAGAACGCCGCCGCGGCGGCCCGCGCCATGGGCGAGGCCACGCTGGCGGCCCCGATCGTGGTCAACCCGAGCCCGGAGAAGGCGTGGCGCGCCGTCCCCCGGGAGGACCGGCCCGAGGTGCTGCTCTACCAGTCCGACAGCGACGGCTGGTCTTCAGTGCGCGCCTTCACCGCCCACGGCCCCTACGTGCTGGCTCAGCTGACTCAGGACAAGGCCGCCGAGGAGGCCATCGCCCTGGCGCTGAGCACCGTCGACAAACAGCGTCCGGCACTCGACCGCTTCGTCCCCACCGCCGTCGACCAGCTCGCCACGCTGCCGGCGGACCCGACGGGGCTGATCGCGCGATCGCCGGTGATCCCGGAGGGCCCCGGGACGAACGCAGCCGGGGTGTACGGCCCGCACGCCGCGCTCAACTTCATGCACGACCCCGTCCGCGACCAACCGCTGTTCGAAGAGGTCGGTCTGCAGTGGATGCTGCTGTCGATGGCCAACGTCTACCGGACTCGTGACGACGACGGCGCACGCCGGCTCGCCGACGGGTTCGCCACCCAGATGGCGGACCGCAACTACACCCGCGCCGAACCGGTTTCGGGAATGCCCGCATCGCGCTGCTTCACCTCCCCCAAGGACGACCCGTCCATCCTCAACGGCCCCCTCACCTATTGCCTGGCGCCGGTGGACGCGGACCTGATCGAGGTGTCGGCGCCACAACCCGCCGACGCCCATCAGTTGATGGCCGCGCAGTACCTGATGTTGGTCGCGCCATGA